The following coding sequences lie in one Arabidopsis thaliana chromosome 3, partial sequence genomic window:
- the EPC1 gene encoding Nucleotide-diphospho-sugar transferases superfamily protein (ECTOPICALLY PARTING CELLS (EPC1); CONTAINS InterPro DOMAIN/s: EXTL2, alpha-1,4-N-acetylhexosaminyltransferase (InterPro:IPR015338); BEST Arabidopsis thaliana protein match is: glycosyltransferase family protein 47 (TAIR:AT5G04500.1); Has 655 Blast hits to 655 proteins in 91 species: Archae - 0; Bacteria - 0; Metazoa - 500; Fungi - 8; Plants - 105; Viruses - 0; Other Eukaryotes - 42 (source: NCBI BLink).), with amino-acid sequence MGGGEVSKEMGACSLAYRRGDQKLRKFVTARSTKFLLFCCIAFVLVTIVCRSSRPWVNSSIAVADRISGSRKGYTLLMNTWKRYDLLKKSVSHYASCSRLDSIHIVWSEPNPPSESLKEYLHNVLKKKTRDGHEVELRFDINKEDSLNNRFKEIKDLKTDAVFSIDDDIIFPCHTVDFAFNVWESAPDTMVGFVPRVHWPEKSNDKANYYTYSGWWSVWWSGTYSMVLSKAAFFHKKYLSLYTNSMPASIREFTTKNRNCEDIAMSFLIANATNAPAIWVKGKIYEIGSTGISSIGGHTEKRTHCVNRFVAEFGKMPLVYTSMKAVDSRNLWFW; translated from the exons ATGGGAGGAGGAGAAGTTAGTAAAGAGATGGGAGCTTGTTCATTAGCGTATCGTCGTGGAGATCAGAAATTACGCAAGTTCGTGACGGCGAGGAGTACTAAGTTTCTTCTATTTTGCTGCATCGCTTTCGTCTTGGTCACAATCGTTTGCCGATCTTCTCGTCCTTGGGTTAACAGTTCAATCGCCGTCGCAGATCGGATCTCCGGATCAAG GAAAGGTTATACACTTCTGATGAACACATGGAAGAGATATGATCTCTTAAAGAAGTCTGTTTCCCACTATGCATCATGTTCTAGGCTTGACTCTATCCACATTGTATGGAGTGAACCTAACCCTCCATCAGAGTCTCTGAAAGAGTATCTTCATAATGTTCTGAAGAAAAAGACTCGAGATGGGCATGAGGTTGAGCTGAGATTTGatataaacaaagaagacAGTTTGAACAACAGATTTAAAGAGATTAAAGACTTGAAAACAGATGCTGTCTTCTCAATAGATGATGATATCATATTTCCTTGTCACACGGTAGATTTTGCATTCAACGTTTGGGAAAGTGCTCCGGATACAATGGTGGGGTTTGTGCCCCGTGTGCATTGGCCTGAAAAATCG AATGATAAAGCCAATTACTACACCTACAGTGGATGGTGGTCTGTTTGGTGGAGTGGTACATATAGCATGGTACTCTCAAAGGCAGCCTTCTTCCACAAAAAATACCTCAGCCTTTACACAAATAGCATGCCAGCATCAATCAGGGAATTCACAACAAAGAACAG GAACTGTGAAGATATTGCAATGTCATTCCTCATCGCAAATGCTACAAACGCTCCTGCTATATGGGTTAAAG gtaaaatatatgaaatcgGTTCAACTGGAATTAGTAGCATAGGAGGGCACacagaaaaaagaacacaCTGCGTAAACCGGTTTGTGGCAGAATTTGGGAAAATGCCACTTGTATACACTTCCATGAAAGCCGTGGATAGCCGCAATTTATGGTTCTGGTGA
- a CDS encoding Fasciclin-like arabinogalactan family protein (Fasciclin-like arabinogalactan family protein; FUNCTIONS IN: molecular_function unknown; INVOLVED IN: biological_process unknown; LOCATED IN: endomembrane system; EXPRESSED IN: 20 plant structures; EXPRESSED DURING: 13 growth stages; CONTAINS InterPro DOMAIN/s: FAS1 domain (InterPro:IPR000782); Has 34 Blast hits to 34 proteins in 13 species: Archae - 0; Bacteria - 6; Metazoa - 0; Fungi - 0; Plants - 28; Viruses - 0; Other Eukaryotes - 0 (source: NCBI BLink).): protein MKKPHFLKNPVFFLFLLITVSSLTILIFSFLKLPETPLAAGNHLRKLRYELTDELGLFGKMMIEMLPEDLVFTAFVPSEKSFSRDLGLKLNTSRPIKSHEEDDDGDNTYAVVSRIMSFAVVPYKVEEVDIGNDETASYESLSGFTLQIWRKRNGGGLVVNGVETEKMGLKRGKIIVHIMNGVVMDSDFAQSIASSTPKDEDDDP from the coding sequence ATGAAGAAACCTCATTTCTTGAAGAATCCAGTGTTTTTCCTATTTCTACTCATCACTGTTTCTTCCCTAACTATACtcatcttctcctttctcaaaTTACCGGAAACACCTCTCGCCGCCGGTAACCATCTCCGCAAACTCCGTTACGAGCTCACCGATGAACTCGGTTTATTCGGGAAGATGATGATCGAAATGCTACCAGAAGATCTGGTTTTCACTGCCTTCGTACCGTCGGAAAAATCATTCAGCCGAGATCTAGGGCTGAAATTAAACACTAGCCGTCCAATTAAATCCcacgaagaagacgacgacggagATAACACATACGCCGTCGTATCGAGGATCATGAGTTTCGCGGTGGTTCCTTACAAAGTAGAAGAAGTAGACATAGGGAACGACGAAACGGCGTCGTATGAGTCGTTGAGTGGTTTCACACTTCagatttggagaaaaagaaatggtGGTGGATTAGTCGTTAATGGCGTTGAGACTGAGAAGATGGGATTAAAGAGAGGTAAAATCATCGTACATATAATGAATGGTGTTGTAATGGATTCTGATTTCGCACAATCTATTGCTTCTTCTACTCCTaaagacgaagatgatgatccatag